The following are encoded in a window of Aerococcus sanguinicola genomic DNA:
- the cysK gene encoding cysteine synthase A — translation MIYNNVSEAIGHTPVIKLDQTAEDAASIYVKLESRNPGGSVKDRPVKYILQSLIDSGEIEEGGAIVESTSGNTGIALAMLGAALKLRVIIVMPETMSIERRNLMKAYGAELILTPGAEGMKGAGAKAEEIAEEIGAPVFGQFVREANVQAHVETTAREILEDLPEIDGFVAGIGTGGTVTGVGRVLKEEKADAKVWGVEPEASPLLTEGTAGSHKIQGLGANFIPKILDQSVIDYIDKVSNEDAIAGAVELAHKYGILAGFSSGANYVSAQRLAKELGPDHHVLTVLPDTGERYLSSGVYSDED, via the coding sequence ATGATTTATAATAATGTATCTGAAGCAATTGGCCATACTCCTGTCATTAAATTAGATCAAACGGCAGAAGATGCCGCTAGTATCTATGTTAAACTCGAATCCCGTAATCCAGGTGGTTCTGTCAAGGATCGTCCGGTTAAGTATATTTTACAGAGCTTGATTGATAGCGGGGAAATCGAAGAAGGGGGCGCCATTGTCGAATCGACTTCTGGTAATACGGGGATTGCTCTAGCCATGTTAGGCGCGGCTTTAAAACTGCGTGTGATTATCGTTATGCCTGAAACCATGAGTATCGAACGTCGCAATCTGATGAAAGCTTATGGGGCTGAACTCATCCTCACACCTGGTGCCGAAGGAATGAAGGGAGCCGGGGCCAAGGCCGAAGAGATTGCTGAAGAAATCGGTGCTCCTGTTTTTGGACAATTTGTACGTGAAGCCAATGTCCAAGCCCACGTAGAAACAACGGCCCGTGAAATTTTAGAAGACCTACCAGAGATTGATGGCTTCGTAGCTGGGATCGGCACAGGCGGAACTGTAACGGGCGTTGGCCGCGTGCTCAAAGAAGAGAAGGCAGATGCCAAAGTCTGGGGGGTTGAACCTGAAGCGTCACCACTCCTTACTGAAGGAACGGCAGGCTCTCACAAGATCCAAGGCTTGGGGGCTAACTTTATTCCTAAGATCCTTGACCAATCTGTCATCGATTACATCGATAAAGTATCCAATGAGGACGCTATTGCTGGGGCTGTTGAATTAGCCCATAAATATGGCATTTTAGCCGGCTTTTCTTCTGGGGCTAACTATGTATCTGCCCAGCGCTTAGCTAAAGAATTAGGCCCTGACCACCATGTGTTGACTGTCCTACCAGATACAGGCGAACGTTACTTATCATCTGGAGTTTATAGCGATGAAGACTAA
- a CDS encoding diaminopimelate dehydrogenase — protein MAKVGIVGYGNLGRGVEAVLKSASDLELVGIFSRRDPAQLDTESPAYALADIDQFVDEIDVLILCGGSRSDIPDQGPALAAKFNTVDAYDNHAEIPSYFDRIDQVAKENQTVAVISTGWDPGLFSLNRLLSEAILPEGNTYTFWGKGVSQGHSDAVRRVEGVKDAVQYTIPNQDLIETLHAGKSIDYKQGTAHSRLVYAVLEEGADGGRVKEEIVNMPDYFAPYDQVDVHFISQEELDRDHSGIPHGGTVIRQGQTSPEQKQVYDFTLKLDSNPEFTAAVNVAYARAAARLAKEGQYGAKTVFDIAPAYLSAKDGQTLRQELL, from the coding sequence ATGGCAAAAGTTGGAATTGTAGGTTATGGAAATTTAGGACGTGGTGTTGAAGCAGTCCTTAAGTCAGCCTCAGATTTAGAATTAGTGGGTATTTTTAGCCGGCGCGACCCAGCACAATTGGACACCGAAAGCCCTGCCTATGCCTTAGCTGATATTGATCAATTTGTCGATGAGATCGATGTCTTGATCCTCTGCGGGGGCTCACGCTCTGATATACCAGACCAGGGGCCAGCCCTTGCTGCTAAATTTAATACCGTCGATGCCTATGATAACCATGCAGAAATCCCTAGCTACTTTGACCGAATAGACCAGGTAGCCAAGGAGAATCAAACTGTCGCTGTGATTTCTACAGGCTGGGACCCTGGGCTCTTCTCTTTAAACCGTTTACTCAGTGAGGCTATCCTCCCTGAAGGCAATACCTATACCTTCTGGGGCAAGGGGGTCAGCCAGGGCCACTCGGATGCAGTACGCCGGGTGGAGGGCGTCAAGGATGCTGTCCAATACACTATCCCTAACCAAGACCTGATTGAAACTCTCCATGCTGGGAAAAGCATTGACTACAAGCAAGGCACAGCCCACAGTCGTTTAGTCTATGCAGTCTTAGAAGAGGGTGCCGATGGCGGTCGAGTTAAAGAAGAAATTGTCAACATGCCGGACTACTTTGCCCCTTATGACCAAGTGGACGTTCATTTTATCAGCCAAGAAGAATTAGACCGTGACCATTCAGGGATTCCACATGGAGGGACGGTTATCCGCCAGGGACAAACGAGCCCTGAACAAAAGCAGGTCTATGACTTTACCCTCAAACTGGACTCCAATCCAGAATTTACGGCGGCGGTTAATGTGGCCTATGCAAGGGCTGCAGCCCGCTTAGCTAAAGAGGGGCAATACGGGGCCAAGACCGTCTTCGATATTGCACCTGCCTATCTTTCAGCTAAAGATGGGCAGACCCTGCGTCAAGAACTCTTATAA
- the lysA gene encoding diaminopimelate decarboxylase, translating into MDLTGTMEEKNNELFIGGIGVKTLKEKYGTPLQIIDQKALKEKISCFKDNFQVDGLDCRVVYASKAFLNKYMVQLVKSLGLHIDAVSGGELYTILASGMPAERIYFHGNNKLASEIREALEAGVGTYVVDSIADYQHLSEVAAEAGQRIRLLLRVNPGIAAETHQYIQTTTEDSKFGMSMTDSRIEGLIQDMLADPQVDLAGFHCHIGSQVLKGNFFFEEAESVISFAKKMSENYGMKVQELNLGGGFGVYYAEGDQPFDYASFLSDYAKYIKTEAAKQGLSELQAISIEPGRSLINASGSTLYTVGQVKVTKAGLPFIFVDGGMSDNIRPALYQAEYEAVLANRLKDPVQATYRVGGKLCESGDVLLKAAALPEAEAGDLLLMPNTGAYTYSMSSNYNRMGRPAVVFVEDGKDRLAVKRETYADMMRNDLSYEMDE; encoded by the coding sequence GTGGATTTAACGGGCACAATGGAAGAAAAAAACAATGAATTGTTTATTGGTGGAATAGGGGTTAAAACACTAAAAGAAAAATATGGCACACCTCTTCAAATTATTGACCAGAAGGCCTTAAAGGAGAAGATTTCTTGCTTTAAGGATAATTTCCAGGTAGATGGACTGGACTGTCGGGTGGTCTACGCTTCAAAGGCCTTTTTGAATAAGTATATGGTCCAATTAGTCAAAAGTTTAGGCCTCCATATCGATGCGGTGAGTGGGGGCGAACTCTATACGATTCTCGCCTCTGGTATGCCCGCTGAGCGGATCTATTTCCACGGCAATAATAAGCTGGCTAGTGAGATCCGTGAGGCGCTGGAAGCGGGTGTGGGTACCTATGTGGTGGATTCCATCGCTGACTACCAACATCTTAGTGAGGTCGCAGCAGAAGCTGGTCAAAGGATCCGCCTCCTGCTCCGGGTCAATCCAGGCATCGCGGCAGAAACCCACCAGTACATCCAAACCACCACGGAAGATTCTAAGTTTGGGATGTCGATGACGGATTCTAGAATTGAAGGCCTGATCCAGGATATGCTAGCTGATCCCCAGGTTGATTTGGCGGGCTTCCACTGCCATATTGGCTCTCAAGTTCTCAAGGGAAATTTCTTCTTTGAAGAAGCTGAAAGTGTCATCTCTTTTGCTAAGAAAATGTCTGAAAATTACGGAATGAAGGTCCAGGAGTTGAATCTGGGTGGCGGCTTCGGTGTTTACTATGCTGAAGGTGATCAGCCTTTTGACTATGCAAGCTTCTTAAGCGACTATGCTAAATATATTAAGACAGAAGCTGCTAAGCAAGGCTTAAGCGAGCTCCAAGCGATCAGTATTGAGCCGGGACGTTCTTTGATCAATGCCAGCGGGTCAACCCTTTATACTGTCGGTCAAGTTAAAGTGACAAAAGCAGGTCTGCCCTTTATCTTTGTGGATGGCGGGATGTCCGATAATATCCGACCTGCCCTTTACCAAGCAGAGTATGAAGCAGTACTAGCCAATCGCCTAAAGGATCCTGTTCAAGCGACCTACCGGGTAGGCGGTAAGTTATGTGAGAGCGGGGACGTCCTCTTGAAGGCAGCAGCTCTGCCCGAAGCGGAAGCTGGCGACTTGCTCTTAATGCCCAACACGGGAGCCTATACCTATAGTATGAGTTCTAACTATAACCGGATGGGACGGCCCGCAGTGGTCTTTGTGGAAGATGGTAAGGATCGCTTGGCGGTTAAACGGGAGACTTATGCCGATATGATGCGGAATGATCTCAGCTATGAAATGGATGAATAG
- a CDS encoding CAMP factor family pore-forming toxin (The term CAMP (Christie, Atkins, Munch-Petersen) factor is used for toxins encoded in group A and B Streptococcus, but expressed well enough to give a positive CAMP test only in GBS. Related toxins are found in Propionibacterium acnes and other bacterial species.) translates to MNKSKAHSHTMLSRKVSLGAASLAFGIGLLFASQEAVLAAEVDQAGAGQADVESSVEVEPAETVNPVVPEKEQSIEAEAKAETALPEEELKALEAELAEMAPENPVEEKAAEAAVSDQAPAAPAEAVEKEDAARPEAPAKEATDSVEENKASEKADSKDADKETSKESKVESKDSSEEAAKSEKETVDVDEAPAEEEAIDFAALENFAKENPEGFNKVLSVAIAVSVQDEDRAASEDVLKTLGEVLVDNKLDHELLEELSKFVIRYGELGPDESETHHIVEGQPSVSRASGFSFYAAGEDKPAFSFEDFEKLVGKVTGTTDSVLSLLENLQKGERPAAGIGAIMDSILPVNLNFTKIGELIQRIAELKAEAVRQDVYLSTEVVGAIAELIPSEVTFNGTPVNYVLDKLGQMAMDIGRSVADGMVVSYHPGSFYNPNTFRLRARVLRKGAELIKTATTEWRMKPQIVHSKAGLEITHAFMSVVDPFSTAERLTKRLNELEALEVFGNAYRNITPKDIATTYIKEKLDKAIWDTRFKRDEYILSKVPFEVYHKLNKAITRAVGVQLYSETRVYQIDDAVAELEAAYGEAVAYLESIPADQQIAPNALKRELKDLIWNTRFERDGSILGNVPTEVYTALNATLTKAVGLQLDLHAKTVDVQAVMEEIKGQLNEAREIAQATLNARASKERKLELRDLIREVRSIRDSELLGKVSFNAYNNLNKVITKAVGTRLSLKASNAEVDEAANALRQALAAARAELA, encoded by the coding sequence ATGAATAAATCTAAAGCTCATTCACATACTATGTTAAGTCGTAAGGTAAGTTTGGGTGCCGCATCTTTGGCATTCGGTATCGGTTTACTCTTTGCTTCACAAGAAGCTGTGTTAGCAGCTGAAGTTGACCAAGCTGGCGCAGGACAAGCGGATGTGGAATCAAGCGTTGAAGTTGAGCCTGCAGAAACTGTTAATCCCGTTGTTCCTGAAAAAGAGCAAAGCATTGAAGCAGAAGCAAAAGCTGAAACAGCTCTACCAGAAGAAGAGCTTAAAGCTCTGGAAGCAGAATTAGCTGAAATGGCACCTGAAAATCCTGTAGAAGAAAAGGCAGCTGAAGCTGCTGTTTCAGACCAAGCTCCAGCGGCTCCTGCTGAAGCAGTTGAAAAAGAAGACGCAGCTCGTCCTGAAGCTCCAGCCAAGGAAGCTACAGATTCTGTAGAAGAAAATAAAGCTAGTGAAAAAGCTGACAGCAAAGACGCTGACAAAGAAACAAGCAAGGAATCAAAAGTAGAAAGTAAAGATAGCAGTGAAGAAGCTGCAAAAAGTGAAAAAGAAACAGTAGACGTTGACGAAGCGCCTGCAGAAGAAGAGGCTATTGATTTCGCTGCATTAGAAAATTTCGCTAAGGAAAATCCTGAAGGCTTCAATAAAGTTCTATCTGTTGCTATTGCTGTATCAGTTCAAGACGAAGACCGTGCGGCTAGCGAAGACGTTTTGAAGACCTTAGGGGAAGTTCTCGTAGACAATAAATTAGATCACGAACTTCTAGAAGAACTTTCTAAATTTGTGATCCGTTACGGCGAATTAGGACCAGATGAAAGCGAAACTCACCACATCGTAGAAGGCCAACCAAGTGTTAGCCGAGCTTCTGGCTTTTCTTTCTATGCAGCTGGTGAAGACAAGCCTGCTTTTAGCTTCGAAGATTTTGAGAAATTAGTGGGCAAAGTAACTGGGACAACAGATAGCGTCCTTAGCTTATTAGAAAACTTACAAAAAGGGGAACGGCCTGCTGCTGGTATCGGAGCGATCATGGATTCGATCCTACCTGTTAACTTAAACTTCACTAAGATTGGTGAATTGATCCAACGTATCGCTGAACTCAAAGCAGAAGCAGTTCGCCAAGATGTTTATCTCTCAACAGAAGTCGTTGGTGCTATTGCTGAATTAATTCCTTCTGAAGTAACTTTCAATGGCACACCAGTCAACTATGTTCTTGACAAGTTAGGGCAAATGGCTATGGATATCGGACGTAGCGTTGCAGACGGTATGGTTGTTAGCTACCACCCAGGCAGCTTCTACAATCCAAACACCTTCCGTTTACGCGCTCGCGTCTTGCGCAAGGGTGCCGAATTAATTAAAACAGCAACGACAGAATGGCGGATGAAACCACAAATCGTTCACTCAAAAGCTGGTCTAGAAATTACCCATGCCTTTATGTCTGTTGTCGATCCTTTCTCAACGGCAGAACGTTTGACTAAACGTTTGAATGAATTAGAAGCCTTAGAAGTCTTCGGTAATGCTTACCGGAATATCACCCCTAAAGATATCGCTACGACTTATATTAAGGAAAAATTGGACAAGGCTATCTGGGACACCCGCTTCAAACGTGACGAATACATTCTTTCTAAAGTACCATTTGAAGTTTACCACAAGCTAAACAAGGCCATTACACGAGCTGTTGGGGTTCAATTATACTCAGAAACTCGCGTTTACCAAATTGACGACGCAGTTGCTGAACTTGAGGCAGCTTACGGGGAAGCCGTTGCTTACTTAGAAAGCATCCCAGCTGACCAACAAATCGCTCCAAATGCCCTTAAACGTGAATTGAAAGACCTTATTTGGAACACCCGCTTTGAACGTGATGGGTCAATCTTAGGTAATGTGCCAACTGAAGTTTACACGGCACTCAATGCAACATTAACTAAGGCTGTTGGCCTACAATTAGACCTTCACGCTAAAACAGTCGATGTCCAAGCTGTGATGGAAGAAATTAAGGGTCAGTTAAATGAAGCTCGTGAAATTGCACAAGCAACCTTGAATGCCCGTGCTTCTAAAGAAAGAAAACTCGAACTTCGCGACTTGATCCGTGAAGTTCGGAGCATCCGCGATAGCGAATTGCTCGGTAAGGTTTCTTTCAATGCCTACAATAATTTAAATAAAGTGATCACCAAGGCTGTAGGAACTCGCCTCAGCTTGAAGGCTAGCAACGCTGAAGTTGATGAAGCAGCTAATGCCCTTCGTCAAGCCCTCGCTGCAGCCCGAGCTGAACTCGCATAA
- a CDS encoding magnesium transporter CorA family protein, translated as MIGKVIFGPKKANTWVNIQVESPKVLQKHLVTYGIDAEMAAYALDRNERARVEYDDDHDCLLLIYNAPKRRLANSFNETFPVTFFIKDQRIITISNEENQYIIDGMREILAAEKNYSIHSFLFECLYFITTSYFPIVESMVQERNRLTKELRERTTKDNLLALSDVETGTAYFLTSAKQNVLLLEQFRLGRVVRGLTDDEVDELEDVQIEAKQLVEMTELSSQILEQLGSTFNNVLNNNLNETMRVLTVLSIILTIPTIVTGFFGMNMPLPGVDSPLSWIGTIIFSIVIGIIVHLLIKFYFKD; from the coding sequence ATGATTGGTAAAGTAATATTTGGACCGAAAAAGGCTAATACTTGGGTGAATATCCAGGTTGAATCTCCCAAGGTCCTACAAAAACACCTTGTCACTTATGGGATCGATGCGGAAATGGCAGCCTATGCCCTAGACCGCAACGAAAGGGCCCGGGTCGAGTACGACGATGACCATGATTGTTTGCTTCTCATTTATAATGCGCCCAAGCGTCGTCTGGCTAATAGTTTTAACGAAACTTTTCCGGTAACTTTCTTTATTAAGGATCAACGAATTATTACTATTTCTAATGAAGAAAACCAATATATTATAGATGGCATGCGGGAAATTTTAGCGGCTGAGAAGAATTATTCCATTCATTCTTTCTTATTTGAGTGTCTCTACTTTATCACCACCTCCTACTTCCCTATTGTTGAATCCATGGTCCAAGAGCGTAACCGCTTGACTAAGGAATTGCGGGAGCGGACAACCAAGGATAATTTGCTAGCCTTATCTGACGTTGAGACAGGGACTGCCTACTTCCTGACTTCTGCTAAGCAAAATGTCTTACTTCTTGAACAATTCCGTCTAGGCCGGGTCGTTAGGGGCTTGACGGATGATGAAGTGGATGAATTAGAAGATGTTCAAATCGAAGCCAAGCAGCTGGTAGAAATGACCGAGCTTTCTTCACAGATCTTGGAACAACTGGGCTCGACTTTTAATAATGTCTTAAATAATAATTTGAACGAAACCATGCGGGTGTTGACTGTCCTATCCATTATCCTCACTATTCCTACCATTGTAACGGGCTTTTTTGGAATGAATATGCCTCTACCTGGTGTTGATTCGCCACTGAGCTGGATAGGAACGATTATATTCAGTATCGTCATCGGCATTATCGTTCATCTTTTGATTAAATTTTACTTTAAGGATTAG
- the epsC gene encoding serine O-acetyltransferase EpsC: MKTKDLDETRWIELAQYIYQEDPAATSWQEVYELYPGIQALRDHAQAHALYLEGEKFEARRLSEKSKRETGIEIHPGAEIGDNLFIDHGMGIVIGETAQIGDQVKIYHGVTLGGTGKEKGRKRHPTIKDYVEIGTGATILGNVTIGHHSKVGAGAVVLEDVPPYATAVGVPARIILHDKNWNRIGEYEI; the protein is encoded by the coding sequence ATGAAGACTAAGGACCTGGACGAGACGCGCTGGATAGAACTCGCTCAGTATATCTATCAGGAAGATCCTGCCGCAACATCTTGGCAAGAGGTTTACGAGCTTTATCCCGGTATCCAAGCCTTGCGCGACCATGCCCAAGCCCATGCTCTCTACCTCGAAGGGGAGAAGTTTGAAGCCCGTCGCCTGTCTGAAAAAAGCAAACGGGAGACAGGCATTGAAATTCATCCTGGGGCAGAGATTGGTGATAATTTATTTATCGACCATGGCATGGGCATTGTCATCGGGGAAACTGCCCAGATCGGTGACCAGGTTAAAATCTATCATGGCGTAACTCTGGGCGGGACCGGTAAAGAAAAAGGACGCAAGCGCCATCCAACGATTAAGGACTATGTGGAAATTGGAACAGGCGCAACTATTCTAGGTAATGTAACAATCGGCCACCATAGCAAAGTGGGGGCCGGAGCAGTCGTCCTAGAAGACGTTCCCCCCTACGCGACTGCCGTAGGGGTTCCCGCTCGCATCATCCTTCACGACAAAAATTGGAACCGAATTGGCGAATACGAAATCTAA
- a CDS encoding pseudouridine-5'-phosphate glycosidase, which produces MKETYLSISPEVKEAQAAGKPVVALESTIISHGMPYPQNVEMAKQVEQIIRDHGATPATVAIMDGKIKIGLTEEDLERLASEKDVAKVSRRDMAEVIAKGGLGATTVTTTMIGAHMAGIDVFVTGGLGGVHRGYNEHMDVSADLEELGQTPVTVVCAGAKAILDLPRTLEYLETKGVPVVGYQTDKLPAFFSSSSDYELNTRADSPEQIARMMKISHDLELGQGMLVTNPIKKEDEIPHEEIDQIIDQAIREADEAGVKGKDTTPFLLAKIVELTDGRSLDANIKLVYNNAVLGAQIAVAYNEIANS; this is translated from the coding sequence ATGAAAGAGACTTATCTATCAATTAGTCCTGAAGTGAAAGAAGCACAAGCTGCAGGGAAGCCAGTTGTGGCTCTCGAATCGACAATTATTTCCCATGGCATGCCTTACCCACAAAATGTGGAAATGGCTAAGCAAGTGGAACAAATTATCCGTGACCACGGAGCTACCCCAGCTACCGTTGCGATTATGGATGGCAAGATCAAAATTGGCTTGACTGAAGAAGACTTGGAGCGTCTGGCCAGTGAAAAAGACGTGGCGAAAGTTTCACGCCGAGATATGGCAGAAGTTATTGCCAAGGGCGGTCTCGGTGCTACAACCGTAACAACGACTATGATTGGGGCCCACATGGCAGGCATCGATGTTTTTGTAACAGGCGGTCTTGGTGGGGTTCACCGCGGCTACAATGAACACATGGACGTTTCGGCTGACTTGGAAGAACTTGGTCAAACCCCTGTAACTGTTGTTTGTGCTGGGGCTAAGGCTATCTTGGACCTACCAAGAACCTTGGAATACCTTGAAACAAAGGGTGTGCCAGTGGTTGGCTACCAAACAGATAAACTTCCCGCTTTCTTCTCTTCAAGCTCTGACTATGAGCTTAACACTCGGGCTGATTCTCCAGAACAAATTGCCCGTATGATGAAGATCTCTCATGATCTTGAATTGGGGCAAGGGATGTTGGTAACTAACCCAATTAAGAAGGAAGACGAAATTCCTCACGAAGAAATTGATCAAATTATTGACCAAGCCATTCGTGAAGCGGATGAAGCTGGTGTTAAAGGAAAGGATACTACGCCATTCTTACTCGCTAAGATTGTTGAATTAACAGATGGACGCAGCTTAGATGCCAATATTAAATTGGTTTATAACAATGCGGTTTTAGGTGCCCAAATTGCGGTTGCCTACAATGAAATTGCAAATTCATAA
- the tsaA gene encoding tRNA (N6-threonylcarbamoyladenosine(37)-N6)-methyltransferase TrmO: MEIQPIAYIYTAFKEKFGTPRQSSLATDLEGRIEFTPTYRQKDYIRGIEDFDYLWLIWGFSQVAAEQTKATVRPPRLGGNQRLGVFATRSPFRPNRLGLSSVRLDRIEWTQDKGPVLYVKGVDMVSETPVYDIKPYSVEADSHSQAASGFVDQANFERLDVNFPPAELAKIPEDKRPGAYQALALDPRPAYQQHKEKRYGMRYYEQNIIFTVADGKLQVIEVQELPER, translated from the coding sequence ATGGAAATTCAACCAATCGCTTACATCTATACAGCCTTCAAAGAGAAATTTGGGACCCCCCGACAGAGCTCCTTGGCGACTGATTTGGAGGGCCGGATTGAATTTACTCCAACTTACCGGCAGAAGGACTATATCCGGGGCATTGAGGACTTTGATTATCTCTGGCTCATTTGGGGCTTTTCTCAAGTGGCAGCTGAGCAGACCAAAGCGACGGTGCGTCCACCTAGACTCGGTGGCAACCAGCGCTTGGGTGTCTTTGCGACGAGGTCTCCCTTTCGCCCTAACCGTCTAGGCTTGTCCTCTGTTCGCTTAGACCGGATTGAGTGGACTCAAGACAAGGGGCCCGTTCTCTACGTCAAAGGGGTGGATATGGTGTCTGAAACACCGGTATACGATATTAAACCTTACTCAGTTGAAGCAGATTCGCATAGCCAAGCGGCTTCGGGTTTCGTCGACCAAGCAAATTTTGAGCGCTTAGATGTTAATTTTCCGCCAGCCGAATTAGCAAAGATTCCTGAAGATAAGCGACCGGGTGCCTACCAGGCCTTAGCCTTGGATCCCCGCCCAGCTTACCAACAACATAAAGAGAAGCGTTATGGCATGCGTTATTATGAACAGAATATTATTTTTACGGTCGCAGATGGCAAGTTACAAGTGATCGAAGTACAAGAATTACCTGAACGTTAA
- a CDS encoding LemA family protein → MGMIIGLVVLALIALVVVWGIGRYNQMIGTAEMVDNAMAQIAAQVESRWDALSNLISATKSYQSHEADTLKQIVHERSGVSRQSSVSQIEEDQAQFERAMRAIDVVVEQYPDLKASGVYQQTMSSVDKYENNVRQSRMVFNDMVTKFNRLIKVFPNSIIANLTGFQAKDYFKSSPDKAEMPQW, encoded by the coding sequence ATGGGAATGATAATTGGACTCGTTGTTTTAGCACTTATTGCCCTAGTTGTGGTGTGGGGGATTGGACGTTATAATCAAATGATTGGCACAGCTGAAATGGTAGACAATGCCATGGCCCAAATTGCGGCTCAAGTGGAATCGCGCTGGGATGCTTTGAGCAATTTAATTTCAGCGACTAAGTCCTATCAGAGCCACGAAGCGGACACTTTGAAGCAAATTGTCCACGAACGATCTGGGGTCAGCCGCCAATCGAGTGTCAGTCAAATCGAAGAAGACCAAGCCCAGTTCGAACGAGCCATGCGGGCCATTGACGTGGTAGTCGAACAATACCCAGATCTTAAAGCATCAGGTGTTTACCAACAGACCATGTCGAGCGTCGACAAGTATGAAAACAATGTCCGCCAGTCGCGTATGGTCTTTAATGACATGGTGACTAAGTTTAACCGCTTGATCAAGGTCTTTCCTAATTCCATTATTGCCAACTTAACTGGTTTTCAGGCTAAGGATTACTTTAAGTCTAGTCCTGACAAGGCGGAGATGCCACAATGGTAA